The proteins below come from a single Tachysurus fulvidraco isolate hzauxx_2018 chromosome 26, HZAU_PFXX_2.0, whole genome shotgun sequence genomic window:
- the LOC125140316 gene encoding peptidyl-prolyl cis-trans isomerase FKBP1B-like: protein MLQNGKKFDSSRDRNKPFKFKIGRQEVIKGWEEGVAQMSLGQRAKITCTPDMAYGATGHPGVIPPNATLIFDVELLKLE from the exons ATGCTACAGAACGGTAAAAAGTTTGACTCCTCGCGAGACAGAAACAAGCCCTTTAAATTTAAAATCGGCCGACAGGAAGTCATCAAAGGCTGGGAGGAAGGTGTTGCACAG ATGAGCCTAGGCCAGCGGGCGAAGATCACCTGCACTCCAGATATGGCATATGGAGCCACAGGGCACCCTGGGGTCATCCCTCCTAATGCCACACTCATATTTGATGTGGAGCTGCTCAAGCTGGAGTAA
- the LOC113640203 gene encoding uncharacterized protein LOC113640203 isoform X1: METGPSRTESDKASESQNAPQNIGNGDVQNEPKASDGTLAASADDMEVEPEKMTDIFVGNKVFVLATGKTLNVDKKFMEHLKQQKPDLQEVKNVAECDYVLVFCPIVSRAGTDIEAALKKLQDIAGYKPALLVVLHHTFDKDYVVPDSSRTVKRKNSLTVNCLFHEDQGLLQCRINAESLTKIISILKPEESWKNFSWLPFSTSSHNQTDNMETGPSRTESDKASESQNAPQNIGNGDMQNEPKASDGTLAAGADDMEVEPEKMKDIFGGNKVFVLVTGKTLKVDKRFMEHLKQQKPDLQEVKNVAECDYVLVFCPIVSRAGTDIEAALTKLQDIAGSKPALLVVLHHTFDKDYVVPDSSRTVKRKNSLTVDCLFHEDQGLLHCTKNAESLAIILCIIKPEKSRQIYSWISCLRSINFNPLSWLNWSEDSWWIYSWICSLLSAPIGYSLSWLYSEDQSQSKDPETNEQDSVWRILVLGRNDACKSSSKTIILGRDEINPADESIADFIIIHKKVTVVETPDFFSAELSQEKIRKDVEEAINLSKPGPHVFLLIIPVKLSEDNKVMVEDLKVTFLKMEEIFVERFWKHTMIIFSVSNESLKKKIEEFIQSGDQEVQTLVQKCEYEYDILMTKDNEVGPQDLEYLLKKIEKIKEGDVQDFYSSEVYLKTRVSIGGIEKKIDNELEDQDDPANELMRNIEQNKEEETNINGKAEQEESEQSPKEMEIVEYDMAL, encoded by the exons ATGGAGACTGGCCCGTCCAGAACAGAATCTGACAAAGCTTCTGAAAGTCAAAATGCCCCTCAGAATATCGGGAACGGTGACGTGCAAAATGAACCAAAAGCCTCTG ATGGAACACTCGCTGCCAGTGCAGATGACATGGAAGTAGAACCAG AAAAGATGACAGACATATTTGTAGGAAATAAGGTTTTTGTTCTTGCCACTggaaaaacattaaatgttGATAAGAAATTCATGGAACATcttaaacaacaaaaaccagATCTACAGGAGGTGAAAAATGTAGCTGAGTGCGATTACGTTCTGGTTTTCTGTCCTATTGTGTCACGAGCTGGAACCGACATTGAAGCGGCACTGAAAAAGCTTCAGGATATTGCAg GTTACAAACCTGCTCTTCTAGTGGTGCTCCATCACACGTTTGATAAAGATTATGTTGTACCAGACAGCAGCAGAACTGTAAAAAGGAAGAATTCACTCACAGTAAACTGTCTGTTCCATGAAGATCAAGGATTACTTCAGTGTAGAATAAATGCTGAATCACTGACAAAAATTATAAGCATTCTAAAACCTGAG gaGTCATGGAAGAATTTTTCCTGGTTACCTTTTTCAACTTCGTCTCATAAC CAAACAGATAACATGGAGACTGGACCATCCAGAACAGAATCTGACAAAGCTTCTGAAAGTCAAAATGCCCCTCAGAATATCGGGAACGGTGACATGCAAAATGAACCAAAAGCCTCTG ATGGAACACTCGCTGCCGGTGCAGATGACATGGAAGTAGAACCAG AAAAGATGAAAGACATATTTGGAGGAAATAAGGTTTTTGTTCTTGTCACTGGAAAAACATTAAAAGTTGATAAGAGATTCATGGAACATcttaaacaacaaaaaccagATCTGCAGGAGGTGAAAAATGTAGCTGAGTGCGATTACGTTCTGGTTTTCTGTCCTATTGTGTCACGAGCTGGAACCGACATTGAAGCGGCACTGACAAAGCTTCAGGATATTGCAg GTTCCAAACCTGCTCTTCTAGTGGTGCTCCATCACACGTTTGATAAAGATTATGTTGTACCAGACAGCAGCAGAACTGTAAAAAGGAAGAATTCACTCACAGTAGACTGTCTGTTCCATGAAGATCAAGGATTACTTCATTGTACAAAAAATGCTGAATCACTGGCAATAATTCTATGCATTATAAAACCTGAG aagTCAAGGCAGATTTATTCCTGGATTTCTTGCCTACGTAGTATCAACTTCAATCCTCTATCTTGGTTGAACTGGAGTGAG gaTTCATGGTGGATTTATTCCTGGATTTGTTCTCTACTTTCGGCTCCTATAGGCTATTCTTTATCTTGGTTGTATAGTGAG GACCAAAGCCAGAGTAAAGATCCAGAAACAAATGAGCAAG ATTCTGTTTGGAGGATTTTGGTATTAGGGAGAAATGACGCTTGTAAAAGTTCGTCAAAAACAATCATTCTAGGGAGAGACGAGATAAACCCGGCTGATGAATCTATAGCTGATTTCATCATCATCCACAAGAAGGTGACTGTTGTGGAGACCCCTGACTTTTTCTCAGCAGAACTCTCTCAGGAGAAAATAAGAAAGGATGTCGAAGAAGCTATCAATCTGTCTAAGCCCGGACCCCATGTCTTCCTCCTGATAATACCTGTAAAGCTTTCAGAAGACAATAAAGTTATGGTAGAGGATTTAAAAGTGACTTTCTTAAAGATGGAAGAGATCTTTGTAGAGAGGTTCTGGAAACACACCATGATAATATTCAGTGTTAGTAATGAATCTCTGAAGAAGAAGATTGAGGAGTTTATCCAATCAGGAGACCAGGAGGTCCAGACACTTGTACAGAAATGTGAGTACGAGTATGACATTCTCATGACTAAGGACAATGAAGTTGGTCCTCAGGACTTAGAGTATCTGCTGAAGAAGATAGAGAAGATAAAAGAAGGAGACGTACAGGACTTCTACAGTAGTGAGGTTTATCTGAAGACACGAGTTTCGATTGGAGGGATTGAGAAAAAGATTGACAATGAACTAGAGGATCAAGATGATCCAGCGAATGAACTGATGAGAAACATAGAACagaacaaagaagaagaaacaaacataaatgGAAAGGCAGAGCAAGAAGAGTCAGAGCAAAGTCCAAAAGAGATGGAAATTGTTGAATATGACATGGCGCTTTAG
- the LOC113640200 gene encoding GTPase IMAP family member 8-like has translation MKIEQSSTESDTASEIQNQNIGNGEVQNEQKASDGTLADSADDMEVEPEKMTDIFLGNKVFVLVTGNTLNVDKKFMEHLKQQKTDLQEVKNVAECDYVLVFCPIVSRAGTDIEAALKKLQDIAGSKPALLVVLHHTFDKDYVVPDSSRAVKRKKSLTVDCLFHEDQGLLQCTKNDESLAKILSIIKPKGSTWNILNLDFNILNLSSWFSNGNEVQSQSKDPETNEKDSVQRIFVLWRNDAWIDSPKNIILRRDEINQADASEAFTVIQENESMVEDVAGRKMTVEEIPDFFSAKLSKEKIRKAVEDAIDLSKPGPHAFLLIIPVKLSEDNKVIVEDLKVTFLKMEEIFGERFLKHTMIIFSISNESLKKKIEEFIQSGDQEVQTLVQKCEYKYDILMTKDNEVSPQNLLEMIEKMEGGNIKDFYSSQVYLKTIASIGGIEKKINNELENLEKKNKGETKRKRNAEQEETEQSPKKVKVDEEPNDMTVIPKVHEECSETERNKMKTFLSGLWRNILNSSMKMQEEIEGKDRQIKEDNKIYRELLDNFLFPDESKSPGM, from the exons ATGAAGATTGAACAGTCCAGTACAGAATCTGACACAGCATCTGAAATTCAAAATCAGAATATCGGGAACGGTGAAgtgcaaaatgaacaaaaagccTCTG ATGGAACACTCGCTGATAGTGCAGATGACATGGAAGTAGAACCAG AAAAGATGACAGACATCTTTTTAGGAAATAAGGTTTTTGTTCTTGTCACTGGAAATACATTAAATGTTGATAAGAAATTCATGGAACAtcttaaacaacaaaaaacagatcTGCAGGAGGTGAAAAATGTAGCTGAGTGCGATTACGTTCTGGTTTTCTGTCCTATTGTGTCACGAGCTGGAACCGACATTGAAGCGGCATTGAAAAAGCTTCAGGATATTGCAG GTTCCAAACCTGCTCTTCTAGTGGTGCTCCATCACACGTTTGATAAAGATTATGTTGTACCAGACAGCAGCAGAGCTGTAAAAAGGAAGAAGTCACTCACAGTAGACTGTCTGTTCCATGAAGATCAAGGATTACTTCAGTGTACAAAAAATGATGAATCACTGGCAAAAATTCTAAGCATTATAAAACCCAAG ggGTCAACTTGGAATATTCTAAATCTGGattttaacatattaaattTGTCGTCTTGGTTTTCAAATGGCAATGAG GTCCAAAGCCAGAGTAAAGATCcagaaacaaatgagaaag ATTCTGTTCAGAGGATTTTTGTATTATGGAGAAATGACGCTTGGATAGATTCACCAAAAAACATCATCCTAAGGAGAGACGAGATAAACCAGGCTGATGCATCTGAAGCTTTCACTGTCATCCAGGAGAATGAGAGCATGGTGGAGGATGTGGCTGGGAGAAAGATGACTGTTGAGGAGATCCCTGACTTTTTCTCAGCTAAACTGTCTAAGGAGAAAATTAGAAAGGCTGTCGAAGATGCTATCGATCTGTCTAAGCCCGGACCCCATGCCTTCCTCCTGATAATACCTGTAAAGCTTTCAGAAGACAACAAAGTTATTGTAGAGGATTTAAAAGTTACTTTCTTAAAGATGGAAGAGATCTTTGGAGAGAGATTCTTGAAACACACCATGATCATATTCAGTATTAGTAATGAATCTCTGAAGAAGAAGATTGAGGAGTTTATCCAATCAGGAGACCAGGAGGTCCAGACACTTGTACAGAAATGTGAGTACAAGTATGACATTCTCATGACTAAGGACAATGAAGTTAGTCCTCAGAATCTGCTGGAGATGATAGAGAAGATGGAAGGTGGAAACATAAAGGACTTCTACAGTAGTCAGGTTTATCTGAAGACTATAGCTTCGATTGGAGGGATTGAGAAAAAGATCAACAATGAACTAGAGAATCTAGAAAAGAAGAACAAAggagaaacaaagagaaagagaaatgctgAGCAAGAAGAGACAGAGCAAAGTCCAAAAAAGGTGAAAGTTGATGAAGAACCAAATGATATGACGGTTATACCGAAAGTGCATGAAGAGtgttcagagacagagagaaacaaaatgaagaccTTCCTCTCTGGACTCTGGAGAAATATTTTGAATTCTAGCATGAAGATGCAAGAGGAGATTGAAGGAAAGGATAGACAGATCAAGGAAGACAATAAAATCTATAGAGAATTGCTTGacaattttctttttcctgacGAATCTAAAAGTCCAGGAATGTAA
- the LOC113640203 gene encoding uncharacterized protein LOC113640203 isoform X2: METGPSRTESDKASESQNAPQNIGNGDVQNEPKASDGTLAASADDMEVEPEKMTDIFVGNKVFVLATGKTLNVDKKFMEHLKQQKPDLQEVKNVAECDYVLVFCPIVSRAGTDIEAALKKLQDIAGYKPALLVVLHHTFDKDYVVPDSSRTVKRKNSLTVNCLFHEDQGLLQCRINAESLTKIISILKPEESWKNFSWLPFSTSSHNQTDNMETGPSRTESDKASESQNAPQNIGNGDMQNEPKASDGTLAAGADDMEVEPEKMKDIFGGNKVFVLVTGKTLKVDKRFMEHLKQQKPDLQEVKNVAECDYVLVFCPIVSRAGTDIEAALTKLQDIAGSKPALLVVLHHTFDKDYVVPDSSRTVKRKNSLTVDCLFHEDQGLLHCTKNAESLAIILCIIKPESRQIYSWISCLRSINFNPLSWLNWSEDSWWIYSWICSLLSAPIGYSLSWLYSEDQSQSKDPETNEQDSVWRILVLGRNDACKSSSKTIILGRDEINPADESIADFIIIHKKVTVVETPDFFSAELSQEKIRKDVEEAINLSKPGPHVFLLIIPVKLSEDNKVMVEDLKVTFLKMEEIFVERFWKHTMIIFSVSNESLKKKIEEFIQSGDQEVQTLVQKCEYEYDILMTKDNEVGPQDLEYLLKKIEKIKEGDVQDFYSSEVYLKTRVSIGGIEKKIDNELEDQDDPANELMRNIEQNKEEETNINGKAEQEESEQSPKEMEIVEYDMAL; encoded by the exons ATGGAGACTGGCCCGTCCAGAACAGAATCTGACAAAGCTTCTGAAAGTCAAAATGCCCCTCAGAATATCGGGAACGGTGACGTGCAAAATGAACCAAAAGCCTCTG ATGGAACACTCGCTGCCAGTGCAGATGACATGGAAGTAGAACCAG AAAAGATGACAGACATATTTGTAGGAAATAAGGTTTTTGTTCTTGCCACTggaaaaacattaaatgttGATAAGAAATTCATGGAACATcttaaacaacaaaaaccagATCTACAGGAGGTGAAAAATGTAGCTGAGTGCGATTACGTTCTGGTTTTCTGTCCTATTGTGTCACGAGCTGGAACCGACATTGAAGCGGCACTGAAAAAGCTTCAGGATATTGCAg GTTACAAACCTGCTCTTCTAGTGGTGCTCCATCACACGTTTGATAAAGATTATGTTGTACCAGACAGCAGCAGAACTGTAAAAAGGAAGAATTCACTCACAGTAAACTGTCTGTTCCATGAAGATCAAGGATTACTTCAGTGTAGAATAAATGCTGAATCACTGACAAAAATTATAAGCATTCTAAAACCTGAG gaGTCATGGAAGAATTTTTCCTGGTTACCTTTTTCAACTTCGTCTCATAAC CAAACAGATAACATGGAGACTGGACCATCCAGAACAGAATCTGACAAAGCTTCTGAAAGTCAAAATGCCCCTCAGAATATCGGGAACGGTGACATGCAAAATGAACCAAAAGCCTCTG ATGGAACACTCGCTGCCGGTGCAGATGACATGGAAGTAGAACCAG AAAAGATGAAAGACATATTTGGAGGAAATAAGGTTTTTGTTCTTGTCACTGGAAAAACATTAAAAGTTGATAAGAGATTCATGGAACATcttaaacaacaaaaaccagATCTGCAGGAGGTGAAAAATGTAGCTGAGTGCGATTACGTTCTGGTTTTCTGTCCTATTGTGTCACGAGCTGGAACCGACATTGAAGCGGCACTGACAAAGCTTCAGGATATTGCAg GTTCCAAACCTGCTCTTCTAGTGGTGCTCCATCACACGTTTGATAAAGATTATGTTGTACCAGACAGCAGCAGAACTGTAAAAAGGAAGAATTCACTCACAGTAGACTGTCTGTTCCATGAAGATCAAGGATTACTTCATTGTACAAAAAATGCTGAATCACTGGCAATAATTCTATGCATTATAAAACCTGAG TCAAGGCAGATTTATTCCTGGATTTCTTGCCTACGTAGTATCAACTTCAATCCTCTATCTTGGTTGAACTGGAGTGAG gaTTCATGGTGGATTTATTCCTGGATTTGTTCTCTACTTTCGGCTCCTATAGGCTATTCTTTATCTTGGTTGTATAGTGAG GACCAAAGCCAGAGTAAAGATCCAGAAACAAATGAGCAAG ATTCTGTTTGGAGGATTTTGGTATTAGGGAGAAATGACGCTTGTAAAAGTTCGTCAAAAACAATCATTCTAGGGAGAGACGAGATAAACCCGGCTGATGAATCTATAGCTGATTTCATCATCATCCACAAGAAGGTGACTGTTGTGGAGACCCCTGACTTTTTCTCAGCAGAACTCTCTCAGGAGAAAATAAGAAAGGATGTCGAAGAAGCTATCAATCTGTCTAAGCCCGGACCCCATGTCTTCCTCCTGATAATACCTGTAAAGCTTTCAGAAGACAATAAAGTTATGGTAGAGGATTTAAAAGTGACTTTCTTAAAGATGGAAGAGATCTTTGTAGAGAGGTTCTGGAAACACACCATGATAATATTCAGTGTTAGTAATGAATCTCTGAAGAAGAAGATTGAGGAGTTTATCCAATCAGGAGACCAGGAGGTCCAGACACTTGTACAGAAATGTGAGTACGAGTATGACATTCTCATGACTAAGGACAATGAAGTTGGTCCTCAGGACTTAGAGTATCTGCTGAAGAAGATAGAGAAGATAAAAGAAGGAGACGTACAGGACTTCTACAGTAGTGAGGTTTATCTGAAGACACGAGTTTCGATTGGAGGGATTGAGAAAAAGATTGACAATGAACTAGAGGATCAAGATGATCCAGCGAATGAACTGATGAGAAACATAGAACagaacaaagaagaagaaacaaacataaatgGAAAGGCAGAGCAAGAAGAGTCAGAGCAAAGTCCAAAAGAGATGGAAATTGTTGAATATGACATGGCGCTTTAG